A single window of Salvia splendens isolate huo1 chromosome 8, SspV2, whole genome shotgun sequence DNA harbors:
- the LOC121743837 gene encoding uncharacterized protein LOC121743837, translated as MALLASCWLIVESFVVPHGFIKWFYLCFYIHPSFLVFCQLFLWFNDLLNLLIFFFHPLDLVFPFIARVLVFLFSYIRPITKADVYYDALEPEHKSLQDCQVFISSGKSTPAKISQVFYRSGNEIVHHTCVKDSWLDQYLYSDHYNYTISNFMYDFTNMSTDVQPDQHECTTPIPSTFLVDDETEDSVISTPSNEPLILENTTQDDCVSPLSSLDVNDESSSPGDVLVDLTSYCSTDAEDPFHNKYMSRVRFFDVLYHERLHGINAIMNEHLWSPNIFDFMAPLTNYPMVWSGNARKRVLKSLEFDLEMIDVAQSCLFWEALDRQYHKVESLSLSENCGNILFHHNISGKFQELEILLTRFVENQRCECQKSSSITRKGLSFQSLLHIPNAAGFVHIEEDCIRPAQLLEAINNCIKAFWLYIKTDDQKEPFWKYKGMWRAPPSVEDPQDLELLYNVLKDFHKKEILLRGVEGKRKCWMRRKVKAEEEKRNIVVAMIDVKLVQRMLKMPLINRSHLKWCQDKLNNLDFKEDTVFRGPNAQLFPLP; from the exons ATGGCTCTGTTAGCTTCCTGTTGGTTGATCGTCGAATCTTTCGTCGTCCCACATGGATTCATCAAGTGGTTCTACTTGTGCTTTTACATTCATCCATCCTTTCTTGTTTTCTGCCAACTCTTTCTATGGTTCAACGACTTGCTCAACCTTCTCATCTTCTTTTTTCACCCTTTAGACCTTGTGTTTCCATTTATCGCGAGGGTACTCGTGTTTTTGTTTTCCTACATTAGGCCAATTACAAAAGCTGATGTTTATTATGATGCTCTTGAACCTGAACATAAATCATTACAAGATTGCCAAGTTTTCATTTCGTCTGGGAAATCGACACCTGCAAAAATATCTCAGGTTTTTTACAGAAGTGGAAATGAGATAGTTCATCATACATGTGTTAAAGATTCATGGTTGGATCAGTATTTGTATTCTGATCATTACAACTATACTATTTCTAATTTCATGTACGATTTTACTAACATGTCCACTGATGTACAACCTGATCAACATGAATGTACAACTCCAATTCCTTCTACTTTCTTGGTTGATGATGAAACTGAAGATTCTGTGATTAGTACTCCTTCTAATGAACCTCTGATTCTTGAGAATACGACTCAAGACGACTGCGTTTCGCCTCTTTCAAGTCTTGATGTCAACGACGAGTCTTCATCACCAGGGGACGTACTTGTAGATTTAACATCATATTGTAGCACTGATGCTGAAGATCCATTCCACAACAAGTACATGTCTAGAGTGAGATTCTTCGATGTCCTCTATCACGAAAGACTACATGGAATCA ATGCGATCATGAACGAGCATTTGTGGAGCCCTAACATTTTCGACTTCATGGCGCCATTGACTAATTATCCAATGGTGTGGAGTGGAAATGCAAGAAAGAGGGTGCTGAAGAGTTTGGAATTTGATCTTGAAATGATTGATGTGGCTCAATCTTGCCTGTTTTGGGAGGCACTTGATCGTCAGTATCACAAAGTTGAGTCTCTTTCACTATCTGAAAACTGTGGCAACATACTATTTCATCATAACATTTCAGGGAAATTTCAAGAGCTTGAGATTCTATTGACAAGATTTGTGGAAAATCAAAGATGTGAATGTCAAAAATCTTCAAGTATTACTAGAAAAGGGCTTTCTTTCCAGAGTCTTCTCCATATCCCTAATGCAGCAG GATTTGTCCATATAGAGGAAGACTGCATAAGGCCAGCTCAATTATTAGAAGCCATTAACAACTGCATCAAAGCTTTCTGGTTATACATCAAAACAGATGATCAAAAGGAGCCATTTTGGAAATATAAGGGTATGTGGAGGGCTCCTCCATCTGTTGAAGATCCTCAGGATTTGGAGCTTCTATACAATGTGCTCAAAGATTTCCACAAG AAAGAGATACTGCTGAGAGGTGTGGAAGGGAAGAGAAAGTGCTGGATGAGAAGGAAAGTGAAAgcagaagaagagaagagaaataTTGTGGTTGCCATGATTGATGTAAAGCTAGTGCAAAGGATGCTTAAAATGCCTTTAATTAATAGGTCTCACCTCAAATGGTGTCAAGACAAGCTTAACAATTTAGATTTTAAGGAAGACACTGTATTTAGGGGGCCTAACGCTCAGCTGTTTCCCTTGCCTTGA
- the LOC121744832 gene encoding cyclic dof factor 2-like, protein MSEVKDPKIKLFGKTIELPEAAEKTGEAAQLCDAAGEDTSINQDPPCSSSSMIEENDINGDGEDLESNKNQPGLRQDDKEEGRSQPLTSDELKDSNANATPSIVEDPKALSAGSDAGPMESLKTEEDQTETSDSQDKTLKKPDKILPCPRCNSMDTKFCYFNNYNVNQPRHFCKNCQRYWTAGGTMRNVPVGAGRRKSKNAASQFRHLTVPDGLQNVQVDLPNGIHHPVLSPNGTVITFNSDTPLCESMVSVLNIGEKAVRNNMRNGFHRPEEVGIEASHGLKENGDDRSSGSSTTAASSKEEVGKTGLPELIPNSHPFPPQVPCFPGAPWPYPWHSVQWTAPVSPPNFPPGGFALPFYPPAPAYWGCAVPGPWNVPWIIPPTPSQGNTPPISSPNSPTLGKHSRDDNTLMPVNPEEASEKESNPKKCLWVPKTLRIDDPGEAAKSSIWATLGIKNERADSVGSGGLFKAFESQLKGGEKAHGPETSTVLQANPAALSRSLNFHESS, encoded by the exons atgtCTGAAGTGAAAGACCCCAAGATAAAGCTTTTCGGCAAAACCATTGAACTTCCCGAGGCGGCGGAGAAGACTGGTGAAGCAGCTCAGTTGTGTGATGCCGCGGGAGAGGATACTTCGATTAATCAAGACCCCCCTTGCTCATCTAGCTCCATGATTGAAGAAAATGATATCAACGGCGATGGAGAGGACCTTGAATCGAACAAG AACCAACCAGGTTTAAGACAAGATGATAAAGAGGAAGGTCGGTCCCAGCCTTTgacatcggatgaattaaaaGATTCTAATGCTAATGCAACCCCATCTATAGTTGAGGATCCTAAGGCATTGTCTGCTGGTAGCGATGCTGGACCCATGGAAAGCTTGAAGACGGAAGAGGACCAGACTGAGACCAGTGACTCACAGGACAAAACTCTGAAGAAGCCAGACAAGATACTCCCGTGTCCTCGTTGCAACAGCATGGATacaaaattttgttattttaacaaTTACAATGTCAACCAGCCACGACATTTCTGCAAGAATTGTCAGAGGTACTGGACAGCTGGTGGGACCATGAGGAATGTGCCTGTAGGGGCCGGTCGCCGTAAGAGCAAGAATGCTGCTTCCCAGTTCCGTCATCTAACTGTTCCTGATGGCCTTCAGAATGTTCAGGTGGACCTCCCGAACGGAATACACCACCCTGTTCTGAGCCCCAATGGCACTGTTATCACTTTCAATTCAGACACACCTCTATGTGAATCAATGGTGTCTGTCTTGAATATTGGCGAGAAAGCCGTCAGAAACAACATGAGGAACGGGTTCCACAGACCGGAAGAAGTAGGAATCGAGGCTTCTCATGGGCTTAAAGAGAATGGAGATGATCGCTCAAGTGGATCTTCCACCACTGCCGCAAGCTCAAAGGAAGAAGTTGGTAAAACCGGCTTGCCTGAACTGATTCCAAACAGTCATCCCTTTCCTCCCCAAGTTCCTTGCTTTCCAGGTGCCCCATGGCCTTATCCGTGGCATTCTGTTCAGTGGACTGCTCCCGTGTCTCCACCAAACTTTCCACCCGGTGGCTTTGCTTTGCCCTTCTATCCTCCAGCACCAGCTTACTGGGGTTGTGCTGTACCTGGCCCTTGGAATGTTCCTTGGATTATCCCCCCAACACCATCACAGGGCAACACTCCTCCGATTTCCAGCCCCAATTCCCCAACATTAGGGAAGCACTCGAGAGATGACAACACTCTGATGCCCGTCAACCCAGAGGAAGCAAGTGAGAAGGAGAGTAATCCCAAGAAATGTCTGTGGGTTCCGAAAACTTTGAGAATTGACGATCCTGGAGAGGCTGCCAAGAGTTCCATATGGGCAACTTTAGGTATAAAGAATGAGAGAGCGGATTCTGTGGGTAGTGGTGGTCTTTTTAAGGCCTTCGAAAGCCAATTGAAAGGTGGTGAAAAGGCTCATGGTCCAGAAACATCGACAGTATTACAAGCAAATCCAGCAGCTTTGTCTAGGTCATTGAACTTCCACGAGAGCTCTTAA
- the LOC121745092 gene encoding SNF1-related protein kinase catalytic subunit alpha KIN10-like encodes MDGTIQDGRTVDSFLRNYKLGKTLGIGSFGKVKIAEHALTGHKVAVKILNRKKIKNMDMEEKVRREIKILRLFMHLHIIRLYEVVETQSDIYVVMEYVKSGELFDYIVEKGRLHEDEARIFFQQIISGVEYCHRNMVVHRDLKPENLLLDSKLNVKIADFGLSNIMRDGHFLKTSCGSPNYAAPEVISGKLYAGPEVDVWSCGVILYALLCGTLPFDDENIPNLFKKIKGGIYTLPSHLSVGARDLIPRMLIVDPTKRMTIPEIRAHLWFQAHLPRYLAVPPPDTTQQAKKIDEEILHEVVNMGFDRNVLLDSIQNRVQNEGTVTYYLLLDNRFRVSGGYLGSEFQETVELGYNSTNPSETVASPVGQRSPGAIDYQQLGGRQFPSERKWALGLQSRAHPREIMAEVLKALQELNVYWKKIGQYNMKCRWVPGDPGHSEGAVNNSMHDNNYFGDESSIVELGANIKPQHVVKFEVQLYKTREDKYLLDLQRVQGPQFLFLDLCAAFLAQLRVL; translated from the exons ATGGATGGAACAATCCAAGATGGAAGAACCGTGGATTCATTCTTGCGGAACTACAAGCTCGGAAAGACTCTTGGGATTGGCTCATTTGGTAAAGTTAAAATTGCTGAACACGCATTGACTGGCCACAAAGTTGCTGTCAAGATCCTTAACCGCAAGAAAATTAAGAATATGGACATGGAAGAAAAAG TAAGACgagaaatcaaaattttgagaTTGTTTATGCATCTTCATATCATTCGTCTGTATGAGGTCGTGGAGACACAGTCTGATATTTACGTTGTGATGGAGTATGTTAAATCTGGTGAATTGTTTGATTATATTGTGGAGAAAGGCAGGTTACATGAGGATGAAGCCCGCATCTTCTTTCAGCAG ATAATATCGGGAGTGGAATATTGCCATAGGAATATGGTGGTTCACCGGGATCTGAAGCCAGAGAACTTGCTTTTGGATTCTAAATTGAACGTGAAGATTGCTGATTTCGGCTTGAGTAACATCATGCGTGATGGTCATTTCCTGAAGACAAGTTGTGGAAGCCCCAACTATGCTGCTCCAGAG GTTATATCTGGTAAATTATACGCGGGGCCTGAAGTGGACGTGTGGAGCTGTGGTGTTATTCTCTATGCACTTCTTTGCGGCACCCTTCCCTTTGATGATGAGAACATTCCTAATCTTTTCAAGAAAATTAAG GGTGGAATTTATACCCTCCCCAGCCATTTATCGGTTGGTGCTAGAGATTTGATTCCTAGGATGCTTATTGTTGATCCAACTAAGCGAATGACTATTCCCGAGATTCGTGCTCACCTTTGGTTCCAAGCTCATCTGCCCCGCTACTTAGCTGTTCCGCCGCCAGATACAACACAACAAGCTAAAAAG ATTGACGAAGAGATTCTTCATGAAGTGGTTAATATGGGATTCGACAGGAATGTGCTTCTTGATTCTATTCAAAACAGAGTTCAAAATGAG GGTACTGTTACGTACTATCTGCTGCTAGACAACAGGTTTCGTGTATCGGGTGGCTACCTTGGATCCGAATTTCAAGAAACTGTG GAACTCGGATATAACTCAACTAATCCAAGTGAGACTGTAGCCTCTCCTGTTGGGCAACGATCTCCTGGAGCTATCGACTATCAACAATTGGGGGGAAGGCAATTTCCATCCGAGAGGAAATGGGCACTTGGACTCCAG TCTCGAGCCCATCCGCGCGAGATAATGGCTGAAGTTCTCAAAGCTCTTCAAGAATTGAATGTTTACTGGAAAAAGATTGGGCAGTACAACATGAAATGCAGATGGGTTCCTGGCGATCCTGGTCATAGTGAAGGAGCAGTTAATAATTCTATGCACGACAACAATTATTTTGGGGATGAATCTTCTATCGTCGAGCTTGGTGCCAATATTAAGCCACAGCATGTAGTCAAATTTGAAGTGCAG CTTTACAAGACCCGCGAAGACAAATATTTGCTCGATCTGCAGAGAGTCCAGGGTCCGCAGTTCCTTTTCCTTGATCTGTGCGCTGCATTCCTAGCTCAGCTACGTGTGCTCTGA
- the LOC121743990 gene encoding uncharacterized protein LOC121743990 has protein sequence MATALSSILPLTAHSSLCASTFNKPPSPLWLTTQFLRPFAPSLRTKSPFSPNSPPSSGNWPSAAAAVEGGQQSGDISMSIDVLKCFIDLNSGTWNGSLHQFDCNGNLLYKISTKLAASSYGENELMSLIQSLYIRQPPLSPEDEPEWFEYKIKETNMFTVDKYQQIGFFPKEKAFALRYQTAGMLETVLRKGVLGEDDIGEEFPRNLKLPSRRPSLVCENCLYSLEQDARVRAFHIMDPKGVLDMLLVFLEERGSGVIPHPSFDDSKDLDRITPHLGTWKGRSVTKRSGVYGATIAEADTVAILEMNENGQLVQDIRCTSDGSDVTTSVHWTGSISNNLVTFGGGFQFTLLPGSMYMGYPSDVAKSVQESKSFHLELCWLESPGKRQRLVRTYDVEGLAVSTTYYLETRQ, from the exons ATGGCGACGGCGCTATCTTCCATATTGCCGCTAACGGCACATAGCTCTCTATGTGCATCCACTTTCAACAAGCCTCCATCACCCCTATGGCTAACAACGCAATTTCTTCGCCCCTTCGCTCCTTCTCTTCGAACGAAATCACCATTTTCACCCAATTCGCCGCCGAGCTCCGGTAATTGGccgtcggcggcggcggcggtggaagGTGGACAGCAAAGCGGTGACATTTCGATGAGCATTGACGTCCTTAAATGCTTCATTGACCTCAACTCCGGCACTTGGAACGGTTCTCTCCAT CAATTCGATTGTAATGGGAATTTGCTATATAAGATCAGTACAAAGCTTGCTGCGAGCTCGTATGGAGAAAATGAACTCATGAGTTTGATTCAGTC GTTATACATCAGGCAGCCTCCATTAAGCCCTGAAGATGAGCCAGAGTGGTTTGAATACAAGATTAAAGAGACCAACATGTTTACAGTGGACAAATATCAGCAG ATTGGGTTCTTTCCTAAAGAGAAGGCATTTGCATTGAGATACCAGACAGCTGGAATGTTGGAAACAGTTTTGAGAAAAGGGGTTCTAGGTGAAGATGATATTGGAGAAGAATTTCCCAG AAATTTAAAGCTTCCTTCTCGAAGGCCTTCACTTGTGTGTGAGAACTGCCTCTACTCATTGGAACAAGATGCACGAGTCAGGGCTTTCCATATCATGGATCCAAAAGGTGTACTTGACATGCTTCTTGTTTTCCTGGAAGAAAGAGGAAGTGGGGTGATTCCTCACCCTTCCTTTGACGATTCTAAG GATTTGGACAGGATTACTCCTCATTTAGGGACATGGAAGGGTCGCTCTGTAACAAAACGAAGTGGTGTTTACGGTGCTACAATAGCTGAAGCAGATACTGTTGCTATACTTGAAATGAACGAGAATGGTCAACTTGTTCAG GATATAAGATGTACATCAGATGGCAGTGATGTAACCACCTCTGTGCACTGGACGGGTTCCATCTCGAATAACCTGGTCACCTTTGGTGGTGGTTTCCAGTTCACTTTATTGCCTGGCAGCATGTATATGGGATATCCTTCGGATGTGGCAAAGAGCGTGCAAGAATCCAAGTCATTCCATTTGGAACTTTGCTGGCTGGAGTCACCTGGCAAGAGACAACGATTGGTTCGGACATATGATGTGGAGGGGCTGGCAGTGTCAACGACATATTATCTGGAAACGAGACAATGA
- the LOC121745068 gene encoding transmembrane protein 230-like, with translation MASRRNVRYRLIADDDDDDYNNGSGPNRHDPRFDYTPRSYDKVPWKSILLAIFLLLLGCLLLLLAVFIFTAHMGGELSQAYGLLGLGFLTFVPGFYETRIAYYSWRGAQGYRFANIPDY, from the exons ATGGCATCTAGACGGAACGTCCGATATAGGCTTattgctgatgatgatgatgatgactaTAACAATGGTAGTGGTCCAAATCGACATGACCCTAGATTTGATTATACTCCCAGAAGCTATGACAAAGTTCCTTGGAAGTCAATACTTCTTGCAATCTTTCTGCTGCTTCTTGGGTGTCTGCTCCTCTTGCTTGCAGTTTTCATCTTCACTGCTCACATGGGAGGCGAGCTATCCCAAGCTTATGGCCTCTTAGGACTAGGTTTTCTAACCTTTGTGCCAG GCTTCTATGAAACTCGGATTGCCTACTATTCGTGGAGAGGTGCCCAAGGATACCGGTTTGCCAATATTCCCGACTACTGA